The Pecten maximus chromosome 14, xPecMax1.1, whole genome shotgun sequence genome includes a region encoding these proteins:
- the LOC117342045 gene encoding arylsulfatase B-like, whose amino-acid sequence MAKIHTLSVLCGTVLLLLFTAGEAKQPHIVFMVADDYGWNDVGFHNPDMITPNIDKLAYEGVILNQSYVQPVCTPSRNSFMTGVYPFKAGLQHGVILPQQAVCSPLNLTFLPQYLKKEGYATHAIGKWHLGFCKLECTPTYRGFDTFYGYYQGQEDYYNRTAAGGKDFRDNKDPILPDTSKYSTYIFAERARKVISQHDKNKPFYLYFPFQSVHAPIEVPKGYEDMYSNIKNEGRRKYCGMVTAMDDLVGNITAALKENGMYDDTLFVFTADNGGWTQFHGNNYPLRGGKITIYEGGTRATAFINGKMLNKTGYTYNGMMHAVDWMPTIISAAGGTPPEEIDGIDQWESLRTGEPSKRTEFIYNLDDINPPTQGHAAIRVGDYKLIEGFPGVYPGWYKPETETESTNSEEEELKDQERNVRLLGRELYNLKDDPYERHDLSVSHVKIVEELSRKMAEYHKQMVPANYPQNSDTSNPKNFGGYWSPGWC is encoded by the exons ATGGCTAAAATCCATACATTGTCTGTACTATGTGGTACAGTATTGTTACTGCTGTTTACCGCCGGGGAAGCCAAACAACCTCATATAGTGTTCATGGTAGCAGACGATTACG GATGGAACGATGTGGGATTCCACAACCCCGACATGATCACTCCTAATATTGACAAGCTGGCGTACGAGGGAGTCATACTCAACCAATCTTACGTACAGCCAGTCTGCACACC GTCTCGGAACTCTTTCATGACGGGAGTGTATCCATTCAAAGCTGGACTACAG CACGGAGTCATATTACCACAACAAGCTGTATGTTCACCTCTGAATCTCACTTTTCTTCCACAATACTTGAAAAAAGAGGGATATGCGACTCATGCAATAGGAAA GTGGCATCTTGGTTTCTGTAAATTGGAGTGTACTCCGACTTACCGAGGATTCGATACGTTCTATGGGTATTATCAGGGTCAGGAAGATTATTACAACCGGACTGCAG CCGGCGGAAAGGATTTCAGAGATAACAAAGACCCCATTTTGCCTGACACTTCAAAGTACTCAACA tatatcTTTGCCGAACGAGCGAGGAAAGTAATATCTCAACACGACAAGAACAAGCCATTCTACCTCTACTTCCCGTTCCAGTCAGTCCATGCACCGATAGAG GTTCCAAAAGGTTACGAGGATATGTATAGCAACATAAAGAATGAAGGAAGGAGAAAATATTGTG GAATGGTAACGGCTATGGACGACCTGGTAGGAAATATTACCGCCGCCCTGAAGGAGAACGGAATGTATGATGACACGCTCTTCGTCTTCACTGCCGAC AATGGAGGATGGACCCAATTCCACGGCAACAACTACCCACTTCGAGGAGGCAAAATCACAATATACGAAGGGGGTACCCGGGCGACGGCATTCATCAATGGAAAAATGCTGAATAAAACAGGATATACATATAATGG AATGATGCATGCTGTAGACTGGATGCCGACAATTATCTCAGCCGCCGGTGGAACACCACCTGAAG AAATTGATGGCATTGACCAATGGGAGAGCTTGAGGACTGGTGAACCATCCAAAAGAACCGAGTTCATATACAATCTTGATGATATCAATCCTCCTACACAAGGACATGCTGCCATCAG AGTTGGGGACTATAAGCTTATTGAAGGTTTCCCCGGTGTCTATCCTGGTTGGTACAAACCGGAAACCGAAACAGAAAGCACTAATAGCGAAGAGGAGGAGTTAAAAGACCAAGAAAGAAACGTTAGGTTGCTTGGTAGAGAGCTGTATAATTTAAAGG ATGATCCGTACGAGCGACACGACCTATCCGTATCACACGTCAAGATTGTAGAGGAACTCAGTAGGAAAATGGCAGAATATCATAAACAGATGGTTCCCGCAAATTACCCGCAGAATTCTGACACATCCAATCCTAAGAATTTTGGCGGATATTGGTCCCCTGGCTGGTGCTGA